One segment of Clostridium ljungdahlii DSM 13528 DNA contains the following:
- a CDS encoding FtsX-like permease family protein has product MYSKIAINNIKKSYKDYTIYFLTLILAVCIFYSFNSIDSQKALIDVKSSNAKYISRLMEMMSGVSVFVSMILGSLILYANNFLIKKRKKELGIYMSLGMGKGKVSRILVAETLIVGIISLIVGLILGMGTSQVLSIFTLKLFETPINEYRFAVSTSAIGKTILYFGIMFLLVMIFNVFVISKYKIIDLLTAGRKNENIKFKNSFTYLLAFILCVVLLGFTYKSILKIGLDTRNPMFKPLIVLSVVSTVLFFFSLSGVMLYIVNRNKNVYLKGLNIFVVKQISSKVNTNFISMSVICLMLFITILVLSTGISLKKDFEAGLEKEAPFDASITVYNNSKKNNLEDVLAKVNFKTSKNEKYAAYNEYLSGVKVGGLLSITDEEHKDDKVSFVKISDYNKMLKLRGKKEISLNKDEVLLMSNYNEMVKLAHGKLKSNKKVNIKGKEYLVKNDKIIEENLGNDIVQDTYLTIVINDEILPKSNKICRSILNVMYSNKNREQNNKKYSEIHENLLNHKYKGLSISDMNAYSKDDIYSSEKGGTTAVLFIGIYLGIIFLITSMAVLALQQLSEASDSIERYKALKRIGANKKMIDKTIFIQTFMYFSLPVTLAIIHSIIAISVVNGEMSKFNQIDIRFSALTTALLFIAVYVGYFYTTYTGYKNIVKNNI; this is encoded by the coding sequence ATGTATTCTAAGATAGCTATAAACAATATTAAGAAAAGTTATAAGGATTATACGATATACTTTTTAACACTAATACTGGCTGTTTGTATATTTTACAGCTTTAATTCTATAGATTCACAAAAAGCACTTATTGATGTAAAATCTTCAAATGCAAAATACATATCCAGGTTAATGGAAATGATGTCTGGCGTATCAGTATTTGTATCAATGATATTAGGGAGTTTAATATTATATGCAAATAATTTTTTAATAAAGAAACGCAAAAAAGAATTAGGAATATACATGTCTTTAGGTATGGGAAAAGGAAAAGTATCCAGGATATTAGTAGCAGAGACACTTATAGTTGGAATTATATCTTTAATTGTCGGTCTTATATTAGGAATGGGAACATCACAGGTTCTATCTATTTTTACATTAAAATTATTTGAGACTCCTATAAATGAATACAGGTTTGCTGTTTCAACAAGTGCTATAGGTAAGACTATATTATACTTTGGAATAATGTTTTTGCTTGTTATGATATTTAATGTATTTGTTATTTCTAAGTATAAAATAATTGATTTACTAACAGCAGGCAGGAAAAATGAAAATATAAAATTTAAAAATTCATTTACATATTTATTAGCTTTTATTCTATGTGTGGTATTACTTGGATTTACGTATAAATCTATACTAAAGATAGGTTTAGATACAAGAAATCCTATGTTTAAGCCATTAATAGTCCTCTCGGTAGTAAGTACAGTATTATTCTTCTTTAGTTTATCTGGAGTAATGCTATATATAGTAAATAGAAATAAGAATGTATATTTAAAAGGATTGAATATATTTGTAGTAAAACAAATAAGTAGTAAAGTTAATACAAATTTTATATCAATGTCAGTAATATGCTTAATGTTATTTATTACAATACTTGTATTATCTACAGGAATAAGTCTTAAGAAGGATTTTGAAGCAGGGCTTGAAAAAGAGGCACCTTTTGATGCTAGTATAACAGTATACAATAATAGTAAAAAGAACAATTTAGAAGATGTATTAGCTAAGGTTAATTTTAAAACAAGTAAAAATGAAAAGTATGCAGCTTACAATGAATATCTTTCAGGAGTAAAAGTAGGCGGTTTATTATCAATTACAGATGAAGAGCATAAGGATGATAAGGTATCCTTTGTTAAAATATCCGATTATAATAAAATGTTGAAACTGAGAGGAAAAAAAGAAATAAGCTTAAACAAGGATGAGGTTTTACTTATGTCTAACTATAATGAGATGGTTAAGTTAGCTCATGGAAAGCTTAAAAGTAATAAGAAAGTTAATATTAAAGGAAAAGAGTACTTGGTTAAAAACGATAAAATTATAGAAGAAAATCTCGGAAATGATATAGTGCAAGATACTTATTTAACGATAGTTATAAATGATGAAATTCTACCAAAGTCCAATAAAATTTGCAGATCCATACTTAATGTGATGTATTCAAATAAAAATAGGGAACAAAATAATAAAAAATATAGTGAAATACACGAGAATTTATTAAATCACAAGTATAAGGGCTTAAGTATTTCAGATATGAATGCTTATTCAAAGGATGATATTTATTCCAGTGAAAAGGGTGGAACAACAGCAGTATTATTTATAGGAATATATTTAGGGATAATATTTCTAATAACCAGCATGGCAGTACTTGCTCTTCAACAATTATCAGAAGCCAGTGATAGTATAGAAAGATATAAAGCATTAAAGAGAATTGGTGCAAACAAAAAAATGATAGATAAAACAATCTTCATTCAAACTTTTATGTATTTTAGTCTCCCAGTTACGCTTGCGATAATTCATTCTATCATTGCCATTTCAGTAGTTAATGGAGAGATGAGTAAGTTTAATCAAATAGATATTAGATTTTCAGCTTTAACAACAGCGTTATTATTTATCGCAGTTTACGTAGGATATTTCTATACAACATATACAGGATACAAAAATATAGTAAAAAATAATATCTAA
- a CDS encoding response regulator transcription factor has product MTKIIIIEDDEVIREELQNFLMKYGYEVKAPVDFNNIIQYVENENANLILLDINLPQFDGYYICREIRKTSDVPIIIVTSRDSDADELISMNLGADDFITKPYNTEILLARITNILKRTYGNLKTSNILNYKDFNLNLSNATVIYKDKSLELTKNEVKILSYLINNRGSIVKRDLLMEYLWKVDYFVDDSALTVNINRLRKKLEEIGIKNPIETRRGLGYIMP; this is encoded by the coding sequence ATGACAAAAATTATTATTATTGAAGATGATGAAGTTATAAGAGAAGAATTACAAAATTTTTTAATGAAATATGGATACGAAGTGAAAGCTCCTGTAGATTTTAATAATATAATACAATATGTTGAAAATGAGAATGCAAACCTTATACTGCTAGACATAAATCTACCACAGTTTGATGGCTATTATATATGTAGAGAAATACGTAAAACCTCAGATGTTCCCATTATAATAGTTACTAGCAGGGATAGTGATGCAGATGAATTAATTAGTATGAATTTGGGGGCAGATGATTTTATAACAAAACCTTATAATACAGAAATACTACTTGCAAGGATAACAAATATATTAAAAAGAACCTATGGAAACTTAAAAACTAGTAATATATTAAATTACAAAGACTTTAATTTAAATCTTTCAAATGCAACGGTTATTTATAAAGACAAATCCTTAGAGCTAACTAAAAATGAGGTTAAGATACTTTCCTATTTAATAAATAATAGAGGAAGTATAGTAAAAAGAGATTTACTTATGGAATACTTGTGGAAAGTAGACTATTTTGTAGATGACAGTGCTTTAACTGTTAATATTAACAGATTAAGAAAGAAGCTTGAAGAGATAGGAATAAAAAATCCAATAGAGACAAGAAGAGGGTTAGGGTATATAATGCCATGA
- a CDS encoding MFS transporter, protein MMENISTKNNEMLSVIMLSLVLALRQMAMTIVSPFISVYSKSLLYNTPLLAGLALGIFGLTQAIFQIPFGALSDKYGNKIMMLIGILQVDIGLVVAFLAKNIYVFIFARALQGSGAILGVGYSWVSSMVTKDKEIKALSILGAFVSCAAALSFALGPIIHNFLPVNKMFLICALLIFVNWLYILLFLEDSKNYTNKIKNSFKENFKILVKNKTFIILNKAAFCNNFMMMAVFYVLPIYLSNVTGINGMWRIFIPSIIIAIIFMKKAIRYMKKYGSNIILAAAFTVSSLSIFFYFQKTSYIFLLLGTIFFFCGYMCLTTILATNVNNIVKDDLRGTANGIFNSFQYIGSFAGSIAAGALWGFSQRITLILTIFIGLGGIFTIIFSKSNIKEEGKL, encoded by the coding sequence ATTATGGAGAATATCAGTACAAAAAATAATGAAATGTTAAGCGTAATTATGTTAAGTTTGGTTCTAGCACTAAGGCAAATGGCAATGACTATTGTATCCCCTTTTATTTCCGTTTATAGTAAATCCCTTTTATACAATACTCCTCTTCTTGCGGGGTTAGCACTTGGCATATTTGGACTTACACAGGCAATTTTCCAAATACCATTTGGTGCTTTAAGTGATAAGTATGGAAATAAAATCATGATGCTTATCGGCATCTTACAGGTTGATATAGGACTTGTAGTTGCTTTTTTAGCAAAAAATATATATGTTTTTATCTTTGCAAGAGCACTTCAAGGAAGTGGTGCAATACTGGGTGTTGGATACTCTTGGGTTTCAAGTATGGTAACTAAAGACAAGGAAATAAAAGCCCTAAGTATTTTAGGTGCTTTTGTATCCTGTGCAGCTGCCCTTTCTTTTGCACTTGGCCCTATTATTCATAATTTTCTTCCCGTAAACAAAATGTTTTTAATTTGCGCCCTCCTTATATTTGTAAACTGGCTGTATATACTTTTATTCCTAGAAGATAGTAAAAACTATACTAATAAAATAAAAAATTCATTTAAAGAAAACTTCAAGATCCTTGTTAAAAATAAAACTTTTATAATATTAAATAAAGCTGCATTTTGTAATAATTTTATGATGATGGCAGTATTTTACGTACTTCCTATTTATCTTAGTAACGTAACAGGTATAAATGGTATGTGGAGAATATTTATTCCATCCATAATTATTGCTATAATATTTATGAAAAAGGCAATAAGGTACATGAAAAAATATGGCAGTAATATAATCCTTGCTGCAGCCTTCACAGTTTCATCCTTAAGTATATTTTTTTACTTTCAAAAAACATCTTATATATTTTTGCTTCTAGGTACTATTTTTTTCTTTTGTGGATATATGTGCCTAACAACAATACTTGCAACCAATGTAAACAATATAGTAAAAGATGATTTAAGAGGTACAGCAAATGGTATATTCAACTCATTTCAGTATATTGGTTCCTTTGCGGGATCTATTGCTGCAGGAGCTTTGTGGGGATTTTCACAAAGAATAACTTTGATTCTCACAATATTTATTGGACTAGGTGGAATTTTTACAATAATTTTTAGTAAATCAAATATAAAAGAGGAAGGTAAATTATGA
- a CDS encoding ABC transporter ATP-binding protein, with protein MQNILSVEKIEKYYGSKDNVTKAIDNISFKVDEGEFVGIMGPSGSGKTTLLNCISTIDNVTVGKIIINDSDITRLKSKALDKFRQNELGFIFQDFNLLDTLTAYENIALALTIKGEKISEIDEKIKSVAKYLEIGQVLNKYPYQMSGGQKQRVASARAIVTNPSLVLADEPTGALDSKSARLVLERFESLNKELNTTILMVTHDSFTASYAHRILFIKDGRIFSELVRGNNTRKEFFNKIIEVITLLGGDDNNVF; from the coding sequence ATGCAAAATATATTAAGTGTAGAAAAAATTGAAAAGTATTATGGTAGTAAAGATAATGTAACAAAGGCTATAGATAATATCAGCTTTAAGGTAGATGAAGGGGAGTTTGTTGGAATAATGGGACCTTCAGGAAGTGGTAAAACTACATTACTTAACTGTATATCAACTATTGATAATGTTACTGTGGGAAAGATAATAATAAATGATAGTGACATTACCAGGTTAAAATCAAAAGCATTGGACAAGTTTAGGCAAAATGAGTTAGGATTTATATTTCAAGACTTTAACTTATTAGATACTCTTACAGCTTATGAGAATATTGCTTTAGCATTAACAATAAAAGGCGAGAAAATTTCAGAAATAGATGAAAAAATAAAATCAGTAGCTAAATATTTAGAAATAGGACAAGTATTAAATAAATATCCTTATCAGATGTCAGGAGGACAAAAACAAAGAGTTGCTTCAGCAAGAGCAATAGTAACTAATCCATCTTTGGTACTTGCAGATGAACCAACAGGAGCACTGGATTCAAAATCAGCCAGATTAGTACTTGAAAGATTTGAAAGTTTAAACAAGGAGTTGAATACTACCATACTTATGGTTACTCATGATTCTTTTACAGCAAGCTATGCTCATAGAATACTTTTTATTAAAGATGGAAGAATCTTCAGCGAGCTTGTAAGAGGTAATAACACTAGAAAAGAATTCTTTAATAAAATTATAGAAGTTATAACTCTTCTTGGAGGTGATGACAACAATGTATTCTAA
- a CDS encoding sensor histidine kinase, giving the protein MSIGEFIKDKMAVISCNMLMFIVLSVIMLAINVNFIIIVLFFCIWFLPLISYMALEFIKYKNYYDEIDSILEKLDKKYLLPEVIKEANFIEGEKLNSILKVVSRNMHENVKYYKDMQADYREYIETWVHEIKTPIASTKLILENNQNEVTNKIDFQMDRIEGFVEQVLYYSRSNNVSKDYIIKQINLDNAVRNAVKRNYRDFIHKKIKLDIKDIDEIVYTDGKWVEFIINQIIGNSIKYLSNKEPMIIIYSAKKANLVMLTIEDNGVGIVDRDINRVFEKGFTGENGRKFSKSTGMGLYLCEKLCSKLGLKISINSDINKGTKVTLIFPLSDMIDICNT; this is encoded by the coding sequence ATGAGTATAGGTGAATTTATTAAAGATAAAATGGCAGTAATATCATGCAATATGCTGATGTTTATTGTGTTATCAGTTATAATGCTTGCTATTAATGTTAACTTCATTATAATTGTATTGTTTTTTTGCATCTGGTTTTTACCACTAATTTCATATATGGCCTTAGAATTTATAAAATATAAAAATTATTATGATGAAATTGACAGTATATTAGAAAAATTAGATAAGAAATATCTGCTTCCAGAGGTAATAAAAGAAGCAAACTTTATAGAAGGTGAAAAGCTTAATTCTATACTTAAAGTGGTAAGCAGAAATATGCATGAGAATGTTAAATATTATAAAGATATGCAGGCAGATTATAGAGAATACATAGAGACCTGGGTACATGAAATTAAGACGCCAATAGCTTCTACAAAACTTATACTTGAAAATAATCAAAATGAAGTAACTAATAAAATAGATTTCCAGATGGATAGAATTGAGGGATTTGTAGAACAGGTACTTTATTATTCACGAAGTAACAATGTGAGTAAAGACTATATTATAAAACAAATTAACCTTGATAATGCAGTAAGAAATGCAGTCAAAAGGAATTATAGAGATTTTATTCATAAGAAAATAAAATTAGATATAAAAGATATTGATGAAATTGTATATACTGATGGAAAATGGGTTGAATTTATTATAAATCAGATAATAGGAAATTCTATAAAGTACTTAAGTAATAAGGAGCCAATGATAATTATATATTCAGCGAAGAAAGCTAATTTAGTAATGTTAACTATAGAGGATAATGGAGTGGGTATAGTAGATAGAGATATAAATAGAGTTTTTGAAAAAGGATTTACTGGTGAGAACGGAAGAAAGTTTAGCAAAAGCACAGGAATGGGACTATATTTATGTGAAAAGCTTTGTTCAAAATTGGGGTTGAAAATTAGTATTAACTCTGATATAAATAAAGGAACTAAAGTTACATTAATATTTCCTTTGTCAGATATGATTGATATATGCAACACTTAA
- a CDS encoding LysE/ArgO family amino acid transporter codes for MIRYFLQGFLLGISYVAPIGMQNLYVINSAITASKRAEAFRTAFITIFFDISLALTCFWGVGTIIQKSKVLRSVVLLVGCIVVIYIGISLIRSKPDIDEKTNIEKNLVKVIISCFVVTWMNPQAIIDGSLLLGGFRASLSYQSSWYFILGSCMASIFWFTSLAAIMSIFKHSFNEKSIKVINRICGIIIIYYGVRLGFNFILSK; via the coding sequence ATGATTAGATATTTTTTACAAGGATTTTTACTTGGAATTTCTTATGTGGCTCCAATTGGTATGCAGAACTTATATGTAATTAATTCAGCTATAACTGCTAGTAAAAGAGCAGAGGCATTTAGGACAGCTTTTATAACTATATTTTTTGATATTTCCCTTGCACTAACCTGCTTTTGGGGTGTAGGAACCATAATCCAAAAATCAAAGGTTTTGAGATCGGTTGTGCTATTGGTTGGATGCATAGTTGTTATATACATTGGAATAAGCCTTATAAGAAGTAAACCAGATATTGATGAAAAAACTAATATAGAAAAAAACTTAGTTAAAGTAATTATATCTTGCTTTGTTGTGACCTGGATGAATCCACAGGCTATTATTGATGGTTCACTTCTCCTTGGAGGATTTAGGGCATCTCTTTCTTATCAAAGCTCCTGGTACTTTATACTGGGATCATGCATGGCATCAATTTTTTGGTTTACTTCTCTTGCAGCTATTATGTCAATTTTTAAGCACAGTTTTAATGAAAAATCAATTAAGGTAATTAATAGAATATGTGGTATAATAATAATTTATTACGGGGTAAGACTTGGTTTTAATTTTATATTATCAAAATAA
- a CDS encoding iron-containing alcohol dehydrogenase — MERFTLPRDIYFGEDALGALKTLKGKKAVVVVGGGSMKRFGFLDKVEEYLKEANIEVKLIEGVEPDPSVETVMKGAKIMTEFGPDWIVAIGGGSPIDAAKAMWLFYEYPDFTFKQAIVPFGLPELRQKAKFVAIASTSGTATEVTSFSVITDYKAKIKYPLADFNLTPDIAIVDPALAQTMPPKLTAHTGMDALTHALEAYVASARSDISDPLAIHSIIMTRDNLLKSYKGDKDARNKMHISQCLAGMAFSNALLGITHSLAHKTGAVWHIPHGCANAIYLPYVLDFNKKACSDRYANIAKILGLKGTTEDELVDSLVKMVQDMDKELNIPLTLKDYGISKDDFNSNVDFIAKNALLDACTGANPRPIDFDQMKKILQCIYDGKKVTF; from the coding sequence ATGGAGAGATTTACGTTGCCAAGAGACATTTACTTTGGAGAAGATGCTTTGGGTGCTTTGAAAACGTTAAAAGGTAAGAAAGCTGTAGTAGTTGTTGGAGGAGGATCCATGAAGAGATTCGGTTTCCTTGACAAGGTAGAAGAATACTTAAAAGAAGCAAACATAGAAGTTAAACTAATAGAAGGTGTTGAACCAGATCCGTCTGTGGAAACCGTTATGAAAGGTGCCAAAATAATGACAGAATTTGGGCCAGATTGGATAGTTGCTATTGGAGGAGGTTCACCAATAGATGCTGCAAAGGCTATGTGGCTATTTTATGAATATCCAGATTTTACTTTTAAACAAGCAATTGTTCCGTTTGGATTACCAGAATTAAGACAAAAAGCTAAATTTGTAGCTATAGCTTCTACTAGTGGAACAGCTACTGAAGTTACTTCATTTTCAGTAATAACTGATTATAAAGCTAAAATAAAGTATCCTTTAGCTGACTTCAATTTGACACCGGATATAGCTATAGTTGATCCAGCATTAGCCCAGACAATGCCACCTAAATTAACTGCACATACTGGTATGGATGCATTAACTCATGCACTAGAAGCTTATGTAGCATCAGCTAGATCAGATATTTCAGATCCACTTGCAATACATTCCATAATTATGACAAGGGATAACTTACTTAAATCCTATAAGGGTGATAAAGATGCTAGAAATAAGATGCATATATCACAATGTTTAGCAGGTATGGCATTTTCTAATGCACTTCTTGGTATAACTCATAGTTTAGCACATAAAACAGGAGCTGTATGGCACATACCACATGGATGCGCTAATGCAATATATCTTCCATATGTTTTAGATTTTAATAAAAAAGCTTGCTCAGATAGATATGCTAATATAGCTAAAATATTAGGACTTAAAGGAACTACTGAAGATGAATTGGTAGATTCTCTAGTTAAAATGGTACAAGATATGGATAAGGAATTGAATATACCTTTGACCTTAAAAGATTATGGTATAAGCAAAGATGATTTCAATTCAAATGTTGATTTTATAGCAAAGAATGCGCTCTTAGATGCATGTACAGGAGCTAATCCAAGGCCTATAGATTTTGATCAAATGAAAAAGATACTTCAATGTATATATGATGGAAAAAAGGTAACTTTTTAA
- a CDS encoding PLP-dependent aminotransferase family protein → MLNIDWKPDKKSCISMYRQIVNYIKEKIGNGEWTVGEKLPSQRELAEKFEVNRSTIVEALDELKADGLIEGKSKKGTRIINNTWSLMASMLPGSWEPYIKSGIHKPNLHTIQIINKMEYKDNIIRLGTGELSPELFPKDMMKKVFKTVSNNITSLSYEMAKGSLKLRKVISKYLKKFHINVSPDSILIVSGSLQALQLISMSILKPGSKILVEKPSYIKSLHVFDFSGVSFSGISMDADGIKLNEILKNIDRNTSLLYTIPTFHNPTGILMPQYRRNKLLDLCNKERIPIIEDDAYRELWLDEIPPYPIKAKDENGIVLYMGTTSKSMAAGIRIGWVVAPETVVERLGDVKMQTDYGASSISQYVTAEWIESGFYEIYLKELREKLKIRREIALNVLEKYFFNMASWNVPKGGFYIWLKLKNKIDMKKLFYKCCKNGILINPGYIYDFTKNYNIRISYSYASLYDLELGLKKLSQIIRSLSDSCYC, encoded by the coding sequence ATGTTAAACATTGATTGGAAACCGGATAAAAAATCTTGTATTTCTATGTACAGGCAAATTGTAAATTATATAAAGGAGAAAATAGGAAATGGAGAGTGGACTGTAGGAGAAAAGTTACCATCACAGAGAGAATTGGCAGAAAAATTTGAAGTAAATAGAAGCACTATTGTAGAAGCCTTAGACGAGTTAAAAGCTGATGGTTTAATTGAGGGAAAAAGTAAAAAAGGTACCAGAATTATAAATAATACTTGGTCCTTGATGGCTTCTATGCTGCCAGGTAGTTGGGAACCTTATATAAAAAGTGGAATACACAAACCTAACCTCCATACAATCCAAATTATAAATAAGATGGAGTATAAGGATAATATAATAAGGCTTGGTACAGGTGAACTTTCTCCTGAATTATTTCCAAAAGATATGATGAAGAAGGTATTTAAAACTGTGTCCAATAATATAACTTCTTTAAGCTATGAAATGGCTAAGGGTTCACTTAAATTGAGAAAGGTTATAAGTAAGTATTTAAAAAAGTTTCATATAAATGTGTCACCGGATTCAATACTAATTGTTTCAGGTTCACTTCAAGCTCTTCAGTTGATTTCAATGAGCATACTAAAGCCTGGTTCCAAGATACTTGTGGAAAAACCATCATATATAAAATCACTTCATGTATTTGACTTTTCCGGAGTTAGTTTTAGTGGAATATCTATGGATGCAGATGGAATTAAGTTAAATGAAATTTTAAAAAATATAGATAGAAATACATCTCTTCTATATACTATTCCAACATTCCATAATCCTACAGGTATATTAATGCCGCAGTATAGAAGAAACAAGCTATTGGATTTATGTAATAAAGAGAGAATTCCAATTATTGAAGATGATGCTTATAGGGAATTATGGTTGGATGAAATACCACCTTATCCAATAAAAGCAAAAGATGAAAATGGAATAGTACTTTATATGGGTACTACATCGAAATCAATGGCAGCAGGAATAAGAATAGGGTGGGTTGTTGCGCCGGAAACTGTTGTTGAGCGACTTGGAGATGTTAAAATGCAAACGGATTATGGTGCAAGTTCCATTTCACAGTATGTAACTGCGGAATGGATAGAAAGTGGATTTTATGAAATATATTTAAAAGAACTGAGAGAGAAACTTAAAATAAGGAGAGAAATTGCATTAAATGTTCTTGAAAAATATTTTTTTAACATGGCTAGTTGGAATGTGCCAAAAGGAGGATTTTATATATGGTTAAAGCTTAAAAATAAAATAGACATGAAAAAACTTTTTTATAAATGTTGTAAAAATGGAATATTAATAAATCCAGGATATATATACGATTTTACTAAAAATTATAATATAAGGATATCCTATTCCTATGCTTCTCTTTATGACTTGGAGCTAGGACTCAAAAAGCTTTCGCAAATAATCAGAAGTTTATCTGATAGCTGCTATTGCTAA
- a CDS encoding TetR/AcrR family transcriptional regulator has product MKDKILDTAANKIQMHGLKKFTIDEIAKDLKISKKTIYKYFNSKDAIVEEFFKTVVESDKKNMENSLSHQNDFISKIHSIIYSNHKYKIPINLINEAKIYYPKEWGKIQELKQYKLGAIKKLLEEGVSSGVIRQDINLPILIKMLEQTADTFLDYNFLMDNKMKFSEAIQEVLKIILYGISIK; this is encoded by the coding sequence ATGAAAGATAAAATATTAGACACGGCTGCTAATAAAATACAAATGCATGGTTTAAAAAAATTTACTATAGACGAAATAGCCAAAGATTTAAAAATTAGTAAAAAAACTATTTATAAATATTTTAATAGTAAAGATGCAATTGTAGAGGAGTTTTTTAAGACAGTAGTGGAAAGTGATAAAAAAAATATGGAAAACTCTTTAAGCCACCAAAATGACTTTATTTCAAAAATTCACTCTATTATATACTCAAACCATAAGTACAAGATTCCTATTAATTTAATAAATGAAGCGAAAATATATTATCCAAAAGAATGGGGTAAAATCCAGGAATTAAAACAATATAAACTTGGTGCTATTAAAAAATTATTAGAAGAAGGAGTTTCAAGCGGCGTAATAAGACAAGATATTAATTTACCAATACTCATCAAAATGCTTGAACAAACAGCTGATACATTTCTAGATTATAATTTTCTAATGGATAACAAAATGAAATTTTCGGAAGCTATCCAGGAAGTATTAAAAATTATCCTATATGGAATATCAATAAAATAA
- a CDS encoding DedA family protein — MQYVIGLFNHYGYIVLLIALMLELIAFPLPGEALMTYCGYVIYKGKMSLILSILIASLGVSIGVTLSYFIGRILGSAFFEKHGHYIHMNKNKFDKVSLWLKKYGNKLLIIAYFIPGVRHVTGYVSGIADMSYKRFSVNAYIGALIWTTTFISLGSVLGVNWVKYHHLLEGICL; from the coding sequence TTGCAGTATGTAATAGGATTATTTAATCATTATGGATACATTGTATTATTAATAGCGTTAATGCTGGAACTTATAGCGTTTCCCTTACCTGGAGAGGCACTTATGACCTATTGTGGATATGTTATTTATAAGGGGAAAATGAGTTTAATTTTAAGTATATTAATTGCTTCACTTGGAGTAAGTATAGGTGTAACTCTATCCTATTTTATTGGAAGAATATTAGGATCAGCTTTTTTCGAAAAACATGGACATTATATTCACATGAATAAAAATAAATTTGATAAGGTATCTCTATGGCTTAAAAAATATGGTAATAAGCTGCTAATTATAGCCTACTTTATTCCAGGTGTAAGGCATGTTACGGGGTATGTTTCAGGCATTGCAGATATGTCATATAAAAGATTTTCAGTTAATGCATATATAGGAGCTCTTATATGGACCACTACTTTTATTTCATTGGGAAGTGTCCTTGGAGTTAACTGGGTAAAATATCATCACTTGTTAGAAGGTATTTGTTTATAG